The Juglans regia cultivar Chandler chromosome 2, Walnut 2.0, whole genome shotgun sequence genome includes a window with the following:
- the LOC108995989 gene encoding cytochrome P450 CYP72A219-like, translating to MEISVFPMVLSILVIVVLRSAWRALRLVWLKPKKLEKCMREQGFGGNSYRILFGDLKESSPMINEARSKPMNFTHDIAPRVIPFLHQSLKNYGKNFFIWIGTTPTVNIMNLEQVKNVLSKHYIFRKPEANPLATLLATGLASYDAEKWAKHRKIINPAFHLEKLKNLLPGVLHQSCNDMISKWGSLVITKESGAVELDIWPYLKNLSSDIISRAAFGSSYEEGIMIFELQRELAELAIKSLQSIYIPGWRFLPTKMNKRMKEIDKQIQASLKGIINKRDQEATKAGDAINDHDLLGILMESNLKEIQEHANNKHIGMNLQDVIEECKLFYLVGQETTSVLLVWTMILLSRYPNWQVRAREEVSQVFGEEKPDFDGLNHLKVVTMILYEVLRLYPPVFALNRVVHEDTKLGRLSLPAGVQVSLPTIFIHHDRDVWGDDAEEFKPERFSDGVLKATKGQVSFFPFGSGPRICIGQNFAMIEAKMALSMILQRFCFELSPSYTHAPSTHIAILEPQYGAQIILRSVE from the exons ATGGAAATCTCAGTTTTCCCGATGGTGCTGTCCATTTTAGTTATTGTAGTACTCAGATCAGCATGGAGAGCGCTGAGATTGGTGTGGCTTAAGCCGAAGAAGCTAGAGAAGTGTATGAGAGAGCAAGGGTTTGGGGGCAACTCCTACCGTATTTTGTTCGGAGACTTGAAGGAGAGCTCTCCGATGATAAATGAAGCGAGATCTAAGCCCATGAACTTCACCCATGACATTGCACCACGTGTCATTCCCTTCCTCCATCAAAGTTTGAAGAATTATG GTAAGAACTTCTTTATATGGATTGGCACGACACCAACGGTGAACATTATGAACCTAGAACAAGTAAAAAATGTCCTCTCCAAGCACTACATCTTTCGAAAGCCAGAGGCAAATCCACTTGCCACATTGCTGGCAACCGGCCTTGCAAGTTATGATGCTGAGAAATGGGCTAAACATAGAAAGATCATCAATCCAGCATTCCATCTAGAGAAGTTGAAg AATTTGTTACCAGGAGTACTTCATCAGAGTTGCAACGACATGATTAGCAAATGGGGGAGTTTGGTTATCACCAAAGAGTCTGGGGCAGTTGAGTTAGACATATGGccttatctaaaaaatttgtCAAGTGATATCATTTCGCGGGCAGCATTCGGGAGTAGCTATGAAGAAGGAATAATGATATTCGAACTCCAAAGAGAGCTAGCAGAGCTTGCAATCAAATCGCTACAGTCTATTTACATTCCAGGATGGAG gtTTCTACCAACTAAGATGAACAAGAGGatgaaagaaattgataaacAAATACAAGCATCGCTCAAAGGAATTATCAACAAAAGAGATCAGGAGGCAACAAAAGCAGGAGATGCCATAAATGATCATGACTTATTAGGTATACTTATGGAGTCAAACTTGAAAGAAATTCAAGAGCACGCGAACAATAAGCACATTGGAATGAATCTCCAGGACGTAATAGAGGAATGCAAACTATTTTATTTGGTCGGGCAAGAGACCACCTCGGTTTTGCTCGTCTGGACGATGATTTTGCTGAGTAGGTATCCAAACTGGCAAGTACGTGCAAGAGAAGAAGTCTCGCAAGTTTTTGGCGAAGAAAAACCAGACTTTGATGGATTAAATCACCTAAAAGTT GTGACTATGATATTGTATGAGGTTCTCAGACTATACCCACCTGTATTTGCTTTGAATCGAGTTGTTCATGAGGATACAAAACTTGGAAGGTTGTCTTTACCAGCTGGAGTGCAGGTCTCCTTACCCACAATCTTCATCCATCATGATCGTGATGTTTGGGGAGATGATGCAGAGGAGTTCAAACCAGAGAGATTCTCTGATGGAGTCTTGAAGGCCACAAAGGGTCaagtttccttttttcctttcggATCGGGTCCTAGGATATGCATTGGACAAAACTTCGCTATGATTGAAGCGAAGATGGCTCTCTCAATGATTCTACAACGCTTCTGTTTTGAGCTTTCCCCGTCATATACTCATGCTCCTTCAACTCATATCGCTATTCTTGAACCACAGTATGGTGCTCAGATCATTCTACGTTCTGTAGAATAG